A DNA window from Vicia villosa cultivar HV-30 ecotype Madison, WI unplaced genomic scaffold, Vvil1.0 ctg.003412F_1_1, whole genome shotgun sequence contains the following coding sequences:
- the LOC131640941 gene encoding GDSL esterase/lipase At1g29660-like has translation MAFETKFWFVYHLCLLVACYMQYCVNGESSQVPCLFIFGDSLSDSGNNNYIPTRAKADYNPYGIDFPQGPTGRVTNGKTRVDIISKLLGLEKLIPPFLNTIGYDIMKGVNYASASAGIRNETGKRTAVTNIDFGQQIENHKTIVTQIAVKLGSKENAKQYLKKCLYYIYIGTNDYALNYFQPDLYNTSRMYNPEEYAKVLIDQYSVYEKVLYNLGSRKFVAVGLAKIGCTPMILASNPTNGSSCVEKLNDIEAIFSQKLESQVEKFNTEYLDSKAIFINTTAIKIDRSLGFTNLNTSCCPMKSDGFCVRGSTPCPNRREYIFYDGIHPTEHVNNITATKSYDSNNNQKIASPLDIKRLAQLPL, from the exons ATGGCATTTGAAACTAAATTCTGGTTTGTTTACCATCTTTGTCTCTTGGTTGCATGCTACATGCAATATTGTGTCAATGGAGAATCATCTCAAGTGCCTTGTCTTTTTATATTTGGAGACTCTCTGTCTGATAGTGGAAATAACAACTATATCCCAACAAGAGCAAAAGCTGATTATAATCCATATGGCATCGACTTTCCCCAAGGCCCCACTGGAAGAGTTACCAATGGAAAAACACGAGTTGACATAATTA GTAAACTACTTGGATTGGAGAAACTCATCCCACCATTTTTAAACACTATTGGCTATGATATAATGAAAGGTGTTAATTATGCATCAGCTTCGGCTGGAATTCGTAATGAAACTGGAAAACGTACAGCG GTTACTAATATTGACTTTGGACAGCAGATTGAAAATCACAAAACTATTGTTACTCAAATTGCTGTAAAGCTTGGAAGTAAAGAAAATGCCAAACAATATCTAAAAAAGTGCCTGTATTATATTTATATAGGCACCAATGATTATGCATTAAATTATTTTCAACCCGATCTCTATAATACAAGTCGCATGTACAATCCCGAAGAGTATGCCAAAGTTCTTATTGACCAATATTCTGTTTATGAAAAG GTTTTGTATAATCTTGGATCAAGAAAATTTGTGGCAGTTGGGCTTGCAAAAATAGGTTGCACTCCAATGATCCTTGCTAGTAATCCTACGAATGGATCATCATGCGTTGAAAAGCTAAATGATATTGAAGCAATATTTAGTCAGAAGCTTGAATCTCAAGTAGAGAAGTTCAATACCGAATATCTTGATTCCAAAGCTATTTTTATAAATACTACTGCTATCAAAATAGACCGCTCTCTTG GTTTTACCAATTTGAATACATCTTGTTGTCCAATGAAATCTGATGGATTTTGTGTTCGTGGCTCAACACCATGCCCAAATAGAAGAGAGTACATTTTTTATGATGGTATTCATCCAACAGAACATGTTAACAACATCACTGCAACAAAATCGTACGATAGTAATAATAATCAAAAGATAGCTTCTCCATTGGATATTAAGCGTCTCGCTCAACTCCCGCTTTAA
- the LOC131640940 gene encoding GDSL esterase/lipase At1g29670-like, with product MAFETKFWFVYHLCLLIACFMQHCVNGNSSQVPCLFIFGDSFSDSGNNNYIPTTAKADYKPYGIDFPKGPTGRFTNGKTQIDIIGELLGFDSFIPPFANTTGFDIMKGVNYASASSGIRNETGKRTTVTNIDFGQQIENHKTIVTQIAVKLGSKENAKQYLKKCLYYIYIGTNDYALNYFQPDLYNTSRMYNPEEYVKVLIDQYSVYGKALYNYGAKKFVAVGLGKIGCTPMILANSSVNGSCVEKLNDIEAIFSRKLRSLVNRLNTEHPDSKTIFINTTAIRVDRSHGFTNLNTSCCPMNSDGLCIRGSTPCPNRTEYIYYDGIHPTEAANKITATASYDSNNNPKIAFPLDIKRLTQLQLYK from the exons ATGGCATTTGAAACTAAATTCTGGTTTGTTTACCATCTTTGTCTCTTGATTGCATGCTTCATGCAACACTGTGTCAATGGAAATTCATCTCAAGTGCCTTGTCTTTTTATATTTGGAGACTCGTTCTCTGACAGTGGAAATAACAACTATATCCCAACAACTGCAAAAGCTGATTACAAGCCATATGGCATTGACTTTCCCAAAGGCCCAACTGGAAGATTTACCAATGGGAAAACACAAATTGACATAATTG GTGAACTACTTGGATTTGACAGTTTCATCCCACCGTTTGCAAATACTACTGGCTTTGATATAATGAAAGGTGTTAATTATGCATCAGCTTCTTCTGGAATTCGTAATGAAACTGGAAAACGTACAACG GTTACTAATATTGACTTTGGACAGCAGATTGAAAATCACAAAACTATTGTTACTCAAATTGCTGTAAAGCTTGGAAGTAAAGAAAATGCCAAACAATATCTAAAAAAGTGCCTGTATTATATTTATATAGGCACCAATGATTATGCATTAAATTATTTTCAACCCGATCTCTATAATACAAGTCGCATGTACAACCCCGAAGAGTATGTCAAAGTTCTTATTGACCAATATTCTGTTTATGGAAAG GCTTTGTATAATTATGGGGCAAAAAAATTTGTGGCAGTTGGGCTTGGAAAGATCGGTTGCACTCCAATGATCCTCGCTAATAGTTCTGTGAATGGATCATGtgttgaaaagttaaatgatatTGAAGCAATATTTAGTCGCAAGCTTAGATCTCTAGTAAATCGACTCAATACCGAACATCCTGATtccaaaactatttttataaatacTACTGCTATCAGAGTAGACCGTTCACATG GTTTTACCAATTTGAATACATCTTGTTGTCCAATGAATTCTGATGGTCTTTGTATTCGTGGCTCAACACCATGCCCGAATAGAACAGAGTACATTTATTATGATGGTATTCATCCAACAGAAGCTGCTAACAAGATCACTGCAACAGCTTCGTACGATAGTAATAATAATCCAAAGATAGCTTTTCCATTGGATATTAAACGTCTCACTCAACTCCAACTTTATAAATAG